From one Humulus lupulus chromosome 8, drHumLupu1.1, whole genome shotgun sequence genomic stretch:
- the LOC133798230 gene encoding reticulon-like protein B16 has protein sequence MENSQEKLNTEGDGDGDGRKATPYPFSSSPSSTLGQASVYHSVAADVLLWKRRHVSFGVIVVATVAWVLFERSGLSFLSICSDVLLILIVLLFLRANYAALRNKQLYTLPELVLSEEMVNNAAASFRVKINNLLLMAHDITLGKDFRLFFKVVVYLWLLSVIGSFFSFFTIAYIGTILLITVPALYSKNDERVDRYCGIIQKQLSKHYKIVDENVFSRLPRNSSKDKDL, from the exons ATGGAAAATTCACAAGAAAAACTCAACACAGAAGGAGATGGAGACGGCGATGGAAGGAAAGCGACCCCttaccctttttcttcttctccttcttcaacCTTAGGCCAAGCCTCAGTTTACCACTCTGTGG CTGCTGATGTTCTATTGTGGAAACGACGACATGTTTCTTTTGGTGTCATTGTTGTTGCAACTGTTGCTTGGGTCCTTTTCGAACGGTCCGGACTATCATTCTTGTCAATTTGTTCAGATGTTTTGCTCATTTTGATCGTACTGTTATTTCTACGTGCCAACTATGCTGCTCTTAGAAACAA ACAACTGTACACCTTACCAGAGCTAGTATTGTCAGAGGAAATGGTTAACAATGCTGCAGCTTCATTTCGTGTAAAAAtcaacaatttgttgctaatggCTCATGATATTACCCTTGGCAAAGATTTTAGACTTTTCTTCAAG GTGGTGGTCTATTTGTGGCTCTTGTCTGTCATTGGCagcttcttctccttcttcacaATTGCATATATCG gaaccatcttattgaTTACGGTTCCAGCGTTATACAGCAAAAATGATGAACGTGTTGATAGATATTGTGGAATTATTCAAAAACAGTTGTCTAAGCATTATAAAATAGTCGATGAGAATGTCTTTAGCAGACTGCCTCGAAACTCATCCAAGGACAAG